A window of the Carassius gibelio isolate Cgi1373 ecotype wild population from Czech Republic chromosome B16, carGib1.2-hapl.c, whole genome shotgun sequence genome harbors these coding sequences:
- the LOC127975238 gene encoding uncharacterized protein LOC127975238, producing the protein MSIIFPKSAEVNQLGPSNLSVRITSDKNITVVSISHQDQSSQSYVVQPIVNLGTNYLIPLLDYPDYIQSFNLPSLVSTTMRYSSFKLLIINAVNSQNSVTVIKQTPLSGVSEETFSIDSYQLVQLQTNGSILKVKSSKEVAVILTHPCVETENCNCNMVMNQILPTEFQGKSFIIPSIFKVSETKLLMLSENTSSLFLDGIQLQAFPSTLLPLSDLQKSKIVNATDLVSLRLFSPGLIVELIPENMFSACYLLQFAEINGKALVIAETDSKDNVRIQGDLLSASEWTAITGTNYSSTVVTIPYKMTTIWHPTSRIAVYMLEQISAKVIFGGPAVPINIKPDLHGCVLVPGSFAIGPDPLTWKKSREYCMNNGNQFACPVTESIHKDMADNLTKEDGDGWIGLRRSLLTTDWYWQEEYDPPTSVNYVHWDKKQPLDVLKGLCTSVSLDPKNDFKWRSARCCDKKKPVCYKWPVYFYASQRLLVTEL; encoded by the exons ATGAGTATTATATTTCCAAAGTCCGCTGAAGTAAACCAACTAGGCCCCTCGAATTTATCTGTCAGAATTACTAGTGACAAAAACATCACAGTGGTTTCTATAAGTCACCAGGATCAAAGCAGCCAGTCCTATGTCGTCCAGCCAATTGTAAATCTTGGGACAAACTATTTGATCCCTTTACTGGATTACCCAGACTATATTCAATCTTTTAACCTACCTAGTCTTGTCAGTACAACCATGAGATACAGCTCTTTCAAGTTACTCATTATCAATGCGGTGAACAGTCAAAACAGCGTCACTGTAATCAAGCAAACACCATTATCAGGTGTTAGTGAAGAGACGTTCAGTATCGATTCCTACCAGCTGGTCCAGCTTCAGACCAACGGTTCTATTTTGAAGGTCAAATCAAGCAAAGAAGTCGCTGTGATACTGACCCATCCGTGTGTAGAGACTGAGAACTGTAACTGTAACATGGTAATGAATCAGATTCTTCCCACAGAATTTCAGGGTAAGAGCTTTATCATACCTTCCATCTTCAAAGTGTCCGAGACCAAGCTACTTATGCTGTCAGAAAACACGTCCTCGCTATTTCTTGATGGTATCCAGTTACAGGCTTTTCCCTCAACACTTCTGCCATTGTCAGACCTGCAGAAATCCAAGATAGTTAATGCTACGGATCTAGTGTCCCTCAGACTTTTCAGTCCAGGTCTCATTGTGGAGCTGATCCCAGAAAACATGTTCTCTGCTTGCTACCTGCTGCAGTTTGCTGAAATAAATGGCAAGGCTTTGGTGATCGCTGAAACAGACAGCAAAGATAATGTGCGCATACAGGGAGATTTACTCTCAGCATCTGAATGGACTGCAATCACTGGCACAAACTACTCTTCAACTGTTGTAACTATACCGTATAAAATGACTACAATCTGGCATCCAACATCAAGGATTGCAGTTTATATGCTGGAACAAATATCTGCAAAAGTAATATTTGGAGGCCCGGCTGTACCAATCAATATAAAACCAG ATCTTCATGGTTGTGTGTTGGTTCCCGGATCATTTGCGATTGGACCCGACCCTCTGACTTGGAAGAAGTCTCGCGAGTACTGCATGAATAATGGAAATCAGTTTGCCTGTCCTGTAACTGAATCTATCCATAAAGATATGGCTGATAACCTGACCAAGGAAGATGGGGATGGCTGGATCGGTCTCCGGCGCAGTTTACTAACTACAGACTGGTACTGGCAGGAGGAGTATGATCCCCCAACCTCTGTCAATTACGTTCACTGGGACAAGAAGCAACCACTGGACGTTTTGAAGGGCTTATGCACTTCAGTGTCTCTTGACCctaaaaatgatttcaaatggCGAAGTGCACGCTGCTGTGATAAAAAGAAACCTGTCTGCTACAAATGGCCAGTGTATTTCTATGCTTCACAAAGGCTCTTGGTAACAGAATTGTAG
- the LOC127975199 gene encoding uncharacterized protein LOC127975199 gives MMLFLLLFMSLVCSALSVESYGKDFITAFPENIAYYYPQESSNTLQISAFYNHTLVSISVNYTNVYNDKLQSGQTKIVHFPKYIEQYQFTKSPLLVKVNSTENIVVHWLSKRSNSVQSYIVQPVRNLGTLYSIPFINYNQMMASFYNMSDQLAPDNWRYNSFRLIVINAENTVNFIIVQSISADGQKAFGIMLRPYELYQFQTNGSDIKLYSNSSIAVMLTHPCVETTECDCNMVVSQVLPQKLWGHTFVVPLVKNLNTSWLQVTNTAEVWLNGRNIKTQQSNSSELIPFPELNNASQFISASNVVSIRLMSPGLVLELIPETMYAACYLVQMNSTEGEAVIIAPTASMDNVYIDGQLLNSTGWKPIPYSNYSSISVSLNGVHVIWHPTSRIGVYRFEKMESGIPYGSPAVILNKNPDRNGCLADSAQFKTTTNVMTWQQSYQYCLNIAYQLSTPSSEMAQKQMTNFLRNTGSRRYFWIGLRRSNSMSEWYWQKGNDTQYSVSYTKWARGHPDKPWKALCAAVSQDDNNEFTWKSLACCARLRPVCYKHSEYFSDMTFNTLYDHFNIT, from the exons ATGATGCTGTTTCTTCTTCTCTTCATGTCTTTGGTTTGCTCAG CACTATCAGTGGAGAGCTATGGGAAAGACTTCATCACTGCATTCCCAGAAAACATTGCATACTACTATCCACAGGAGTCCTCAAACACGCTCCAAATTTCTGCTTTCTACAACCACACCCTCGTCTCAATCAGCGTCAACTACACAAACGTATATAATGATAAGCTACAGTCTGGGCAGACTAAAATTGTGCATTTCCCCAAGTACATTGAGCAATATCAGTTCACAAAATCCCCTCTTTTAGTCAAAGTCAACAGCACTGAAAATATCGTGGTGCACTGGCTCAGTAAACGCAGCAACAGCGTGCAGTCTTACATCGTTCAACCTGTAAGGAATCTCGGAACACTGTATTCAATCCCATTTATCAATTACAATCAGATGATGGCGTCCTTCTACAATATGTCAGATCAGTTAGCTCCGGACAACTGGAGATACAATTCATTCAGGCTGATCGTTATCAATGCCGAGAACACTGTGAACTTTATCATAGTCCAAAGTATCAGCGCGGATGGTCAAAAAGCATTTGGAATTATGCTCAGGCCTTACGAACTTTACCAGTTTCAAACTAACGGTTCGGACATTAAACTGTACTCTAACTCCAGCATAGCTGTGATGTTGACCCACCCGTGTGTAGAAACTACTGAATGTGATTGCAATATGGTGGTGAGCCAGGTTCTCCCCCAAAAGCTGTGGGGTCACACGTTTGTTGTGCCATTGGTGAAGAACCTGAATACCTCCTGGCTGCAAGTGACTAACACAGCGGAAGTATGGCTGAATGgcagaaatataaaaactcaacaGTCCAATTCCTCAGAGCTAATTCCGTTCCCAGAACTTAATAATGCATCTCAGTTCATCAGTGCATCAAATGTGGTGTCCATCAGACTTATGAGTCCAGGCCTCGTCTTAGAGCTCATACCAGAAACCATGTACGCCGCTTGTTACCTGGTTCAGATGAACTCGACAGAGGGTGAGGCTGTTATCATAGCTCCAACAGCCAGTATGGACAATGTGTATATAGACGGCCAATTACTGAACTCCACTGGCTGGAAACCCATTCCCTATTCAAACTACTCTTCCATATCTGTGTCGCTTAATGGTGTGCATGTCATCTGGCATCCAACCTCCAGGATCGGAGTGTACAGGTTTGAGAAGATGGAGAGTGGAATTCCTTATGGAAGCCCGGctgtcattttaaacaaaaacccag ATCGTAATGGATGTTTGGCAGATTCTGCACAATTTAAGACCACTACTAATGTCATGACATGGCAGCAATCCTATCAATACTGCCTAAATATAGCTTACCAGCTGAGCACACCAAGCAGTGAAATGGCCCAAAAACAGATGACCAACTTTCTGCGAAACACCGGAAGTCGCAGATACTTCTGGATCGGTCTGCGACGCAGTAACTCCATGTCTGAGTGGTACTGGCAGAAAGGCAATGACACCCAATACAGTGTGAGCTACACGAAGTGGGCTAGAGGGCATCCAGATAAGCCCTGGAAAgctttgtgtgctgctgtgtccCAAGACGACAACAATGAGTTTACCTGGAAGAGTTTGGCCTGTTGCGCCAGACTTAGGCCAGTCTGCTACAAACACAGTGAATACTTTAGTGATATGACCTTTAATACACTATACGATCATTTTAACATCACTTAA
- the LOC127974477 gene encoding uncharacterized protein LOC127974477 has translation MLTILLITSMIGHGQSWDSYGTNFVTVFPENIAFYYPDTPVNALSITALFPDTKVDIFISEVLTYSGTLPAGKPVSVLMDIEEYHLGSTSQTVRVSSTELIVVQSISKKGNSVQTNVVQPLKNHGTLYTIPSLNYGQMLNTFYQSAGNVDGRYSSFRLVVINGENLMKNVTIVKLARNETYTLFPYTALQLQTDGTETAVYSDDRVAVMLTHPCVETEECRCNMVLNQLYPDSLQDSRFVVPSILSTSNFWLHVTSSVKTSASGGGLGLSTLNAYSSELLALPSLQFESQFIITSSPASLQLVGPGIIVELISQYMFSACYLAPVSSTDAKALIIAETSYKDSVYMDGDLISSTAWSTIANSVYSSVIVPLNDTRVIWHPSTKIAVYVFEMSAHMYGGPAIPLSEKPDSSGCALVPSKFDIIVTPQTWPESHQYCKLISDELFSPSSEAAHEEMASILSNESMNERFWIGVRRRLLDLDWYRQKGNSSHDLSYTRWGTGEPGVAANGLCASVVPNPSMDFQWETTNCCTLLKSICYTRPQYFPLYFPISDEVK, from the exons ATGTTGACTATTCTTCTGATCACGTCAATGATTGGCCATG GTCAGTCTTGGGACAGCTATGGAACAAACTTCGTCACAGTATTCCCAGAAAACATAGCCTTCTACTACCCAGATACTCCAGTCAATGCTCTCAGTATCACTGCTCTCTTTCCCGACACCAAGGTGGACATCTTCATCTCAGAGGTATTGACATACTCGGGCACACTGCCAGCAGGAAAGCCTGTATCTGTGTTGATGGATATTGAGGAATACCACCTCGGTTCTACATCTCAGACTGTCAGAGTCAGCAGCACAGAGCTCATCGTGGTGCAGTCAATCAGCAAGAAAGGAAACAGTGTGCAAACTAATGTTGTTCAGCCACTGAAAAACCACGGTACGTTGTATACCATCCCTTCACTGAATTACGGTCAGATGCTTAATACTTTTTATCAGTCGGCAGGAAACGTCGACGGGAGATACAGCTCTTTCAGGCTGGTTGTTATCAATGGAgaaaatttgatgaaaaatgtAACAATTGTAAAACTGGCTAGAAATGAGACCTACACGCTCTTTCCCTACACTGCTCTTCAGCTCCAAACTGACGGGACAGAAACTGCGGTTTATTCTGATGATAGAGTGGCTGTGATGTTGACCCATCCTTGTGTAGAAACGGAAGAATGCAGATGCAACATGGTGCTGAACCAACTTTATCCTGACAGTTTGCAGGATAGCAGATTCGTCGTACCCTCAATACTCAGCACCAGCAACTTTTGGCTACATGTGACGTCCTCCGTGAAAACCAGTGCCAGTGGCGGGGGTCTAGGATTGAGTACTTTGAATGCATATTCCTCAGAACTCCTGGCCCTTCCATCTCTGCAGTTTGAATCCCAGTTCATCATTACATCTTCTCCTGCTTCTCTTCAGCTTGTCGGTCCAGGAATCATCGTTGAATTGATCTCACAATATATGTTCTCTGCGTGCTACCTAGCACCTGTCAGCTCGACAGATGCCAAGGCCTTAATCATAGCAGAGACAAGCTACAAGGATAGTGTGTATATGGATGGTGATTTGATTTCATCCACTGCATGGAGCACCATCGCCAATTCGGTGTACTCATCAGTGATAGTGCCTCTTAATGACACTCGTGTCATCTGGCATCCATCCACAAAGATtgctgtgtatgtgtttgagATGAGCGCACATATGTATGGTGGCCCTGCTATACCTCTAAGCGAAAAGCCAG aCTCTTCAGGCTGTGCGTTGGTTCCGTCTAAGTTTGACATCATCGTCACACCTCAAACCTGGCCTGAATCCCATCAGTACTGTAAGCTCATAAGTGATGAGCTATTCAGTCCCAGCAGTGAAGCGGCTCATGAGGAGATGGCCAGCATCCTGAGTAATGAGAGTATGAATGAGAGGTTCTGGATTGGCGTGCGTCGCAGACTGCTGGATTTAGACTGGTACCGGCAGAAGGGTAACAGCTCACACGACTTGTCATACACGCGGTGGGGAACTGGGGAACCAGGTGTTGCTGCGAATGGCTTGTGTGCTTCAGTAGTCCCAAACCCAAGCATGGATTTCCAGTGGGAAACTACAAACTGCTGTACTCTACTGAAGTCTATCTGCTACACAAGGCCTCAGTACTTTCCTCTGTATTTTCCAATCTCAGATGAGGTCAAATGA
- the LOC127974476 gene encoding protein asteroid homolog 1-like has translation MGVQGLRLFIESSNRNDLRSWAFRDSRLIIDGSNLYYTLYFDCNLDQMHGGDYDAFEETVILFFENLRDCDIHPYVVLDGGADHTDKKWDTVKKRKQEKINAAFALSAGKRAKVLPILIQTVFTQLLHKLEIPIIQCLGEADCEIAALAKRFNCPVLSNDSDFYLFNFTAGFLPITHFLWKNVEVNRRTNRKFIQAKHFTVGKFCESFRMNPKLLPVLATILDNDYVKLHNIKSLGWEKYSMPETEHTQIHGMLNWLSQFPGPDEAVSALLELTSNEEKTLIQEELSQRIKEYKLISGYLAQFFQSKTIPHTASTGPLHVLPEWTLSLLLEGKMSSSIIDALVHQRVSVTVQVEDFQLPCSSETSRPIRQVIYGLLLLGEEDTADKLELAIKPLTGTRKNFVEEYCRHQLKLSSQKVEAIKTSVTEGLQLETLWKEPHNVRLQVLLETLGVSSEILREIQPDLQLQLFVTRYWLVNAQTPPSQVHLWGLLLGMVFGQFSSTPKKQKDMLLNLKKLQTGRKRISLDHETAHLYSQWQSCLKWSLCLNHLLCCPVSEPEVARLYRGKLVHQVVEELRRGITLHSLLVRGSSTELLFKQLKEAIVSLVGKDFIKKMRTGLEHRAAGKTERNYKGQNPPVDELNSCFGHLECKDIDDCEDDDDISGKRKTKSRDQKTKNPEVSCTIRTRHKAKERNADHPSKNPRKEALSIP, from the exons ATGGGAGTTCAAGGACTGAGGCTCTTCATTGAGAGCAGCAACAGAAATGATTTAAGAAGCTGGGCTTTTAGAGACAGTCGACTTATAATCGATGGATCTAACTTATACTACACCCTGTACTTCGACTGCAATTTGGATCAGATGCATGGAGGAGACTATGATGCCTTTGAGGAGACGGTCATACTGTTCTTTGAGAACCTCAGAGACTGTGACATTCACCCTTACGTTGTACTTGATGGAGGCGCTGACCACACTGACAAAAAATGGGACACTGTTAAGAAACGAAAACAGgagaaaataaatgcagcctttgccTTGTCAGCAGGGAAAAGAGCCAAGGTACTTCCTATTCTCATCCAAACTGTCTTCACCCAGCTCCTTCATAAGCTTGAGATACCGATAATTCAGTGTCTTGGAGAGGCTGATTGCGAAATCGCTGCTTTGGCGAAAAGATTTAATTGTCCAGTTTTGTCTAATGACAGTGACTTCTATTTATTCAACTTCACGGCAGGATTCCTGCCAATCACACATTTCCTTTGGAAAAATGTGGAAGTGAACAGACGCACAAACAGAAAATTCATCCAAGCCAAACACTTTACAGTGGGAAAATTCTGTGAATCCTTCAGAATGAACCCAAAGCTTCTCCCAGTCCTTGCTACCATCTTGGATAATGATTATGTGAAGCTGCACAACATCAAAAGCCTGGGTTGGGAGAAATACTCAATGCCTGAGACGGAGCACACCCAGATTCATGGTATGCTTAACTGGTTATCCCAGTTCCCAGGGCCAGATGAAGCTGTAAGTGCGTTGCTGGAACTAACAAGCAACGAAGAAAAAACCCTCATCCAAGAAGAACTTTCCCAGAGAATCAAAGAGTACAAGCTCATCTCTGGCTATCTTGCCCAGTTCTTCCAATCAAAGACGATTCCACATACAGCTTCTACAGGTCCACTGCATGTTCTGCCCGAATGGACCTTGAGCCTCCTACTTGAGGGAAAGATGAGCTCCTCCATTATCGATGCACTGGTACATCAGAGGGTTTCCGTGACAGTCCAGGTTGAAGATTTCCAACTCCCCTGTAGCAGTGAAACCTCTCGTCCCATACGCCAAGTGATTTACGGGTTACTTTTATTGGGAGAAGAAGACACTGCAGATAAACTAGAGTTAGCCATTAAACCCTTGACTGGCACAAGAAAGAATTTTGTAGAGGAGTATTGCAGACACCAGTTAAAACTAAGCAGTCAGAAAGTTGAAGCCATAAAGACCAGTGTGACGGAAGGACTTCAACTGGAAACATTATGGAAG GAACCACACAACGTGCGACTTCAGGTGCTCCTGGAAACTTTGGGTGTGTCGTCGGAGATTTTAAGAGAGATCCAACCTGATCTACAGCTGCAACTTTTCGTGACACGTTACTGGCTAGTAAACGCACAGACTCCGCCGTCTCAAGTGCATCTTTGGGGGCTGCTCTTGGGAATGGTGTTTGGCCAGTTCAGCAGTACccctaaaaaacaaaaag ACATGCTGTTGAATCTTAAGAAGCTACAAACTGGTCGAAAAAGGATCTCTCTGGATCATGAAACAGCTCATCTATACAGCCAGTGGCAGTCCTGCCTGAAGTGGAGTCTCTGTCTCAATCATTTACTGTGTTGTCCCGTATCTGAACCAGAGGTTGCACG TTTGTACCGTGGAAAACTGGTGCACCAGGTTGTCGAAGAGCTCAGGAGAGGAATCACTCTGCACTCTCTGCTGGTGAGGGGCTCAAGCACCGAGCTGCTCTTCAAACAGCTGAAGGAGGCAATTGTGAGCTTGGTGGGTAAAGACTTCATCAAGAAAATGAGAACCGGGCTCGAGCACAGAGCTGCTGGGAAAACAGAGAGAAACTACAAAGGCCAAAATCCACCTGTAGATGAACTGAACAGTTGCTTTGGACATCTGGAGTGCAAGGATATTGATGACTGTGAAGATGACGATGATATCAGTGGGAAGAGGAAGACTAAATCCAGGGATCAAAAGACTAAAAATCCTGAGGTTTCCTGCACCATCCGTACCAGACACAAAGCTAAAGAACGCAATGCTGATCATCCCTCTAAAAATCCAAGAAAAGAGGCTTTGAGTATCCcttaa